One part of the Anaerolineae bacterium genome encodes these proteins:
- a CDS encoding MOSC domain-containing protein, with amino-acid sequence MTGTHISALYIYPVKSCAGIRVECVELDRRGPKFDRQWMVVDHTNRFVTQREYSQLALVQTALSDESLVLTAPGLPPLSVPLAEHEGKLSEVVVWRDTCLAIDEGDTAGAWFSGLLKTRVRLVRMPDHFERLTSTEYTPEPGTLSFADGYPLLFISEASLDDLNRRLLARGQEPVSIDRFRPNVVLAGCLPYAEDTWQYIHIAGIRFDIVKPCARCVITTVDQSSGTIPVVGEPLATLATYRRGKNGGAMFGQNALHRSCGILRVGDVVETPG; translated from the coding sequence GTACGCATATCTCTGCCCTCTACATCTACCCGGTGAAGTCATGCGCCGGGATTCGCGTCGAATGCGTTGAACTGGATAGGCGCGGGCCAAAGTTCGATCGCCAGTGGATGGTGGTCGATCACACAAACAGGTTCGTGACGCAGCGGGAATATTCACAGCTTGCCCTGGTACAAACTGCCCTATCCGATGAAAGCCTGGTTCTCACCGCTCCTGGTTTGCCGCCGCTGTCGGTACCGCTGGCGGAACACGAGGGCAAGTTGAGCGAGGTGGTGGTCTGGCGGGATACCTGTCTGGCGATCGATGAAGGGGATACAGCAGGGGCCTGGTTCTCTGGCTTGCTCAAGACTCGCGTTCGTCTGGTGCGAATGCCAGACCATTTTGAACGGTTGACGAGCACCGAATATACCCCTGAACCCGGCACATTGAGCTTTGCGGATGGGTATCCATTGTTGTTCATCTCGGAAGCCAGCCTGGACGATCTGAACAGGCGGCTCCTGGCACGCGGCCAGGAGCCTGTATCCATAGATCGCTTCCGCCCCAACGTGGTCCTGGCCGGCTGCCTGCCCTACGCCGAAGATACGTGGCAGTACATTCACATTGCCGGCATTCGCTTTGACATTGTCAAGCCCTGTGCTCGTTGCGTCATCACCACCGTTGACCAGTCCTCCGGCACAATCCCGGTTGTAGGGGAGCCGCTGGCGACCCTGGCCACATACCGTAGAGGGAAAAACGGAGGGGCGATGTTCGGACAAAACGCTCTGCATCGCAGCTGTGGAATCCTTCGGGTGGGTGATGTGGTAGAAACGCCCGGCTAA
- a CDS encoding LacI family DNA-binding transcriptional regulator, producing the protein MNLEDIARRAGVSRSTVSRVINNEPYVSARTRAKVMAVIQEVGYAPNPAARMLVTRRTYVIGVVIPRELITVFEDPYYFPTLLQGITEAAQERDYATLLWVGSSSEDEDRLYERVLQNRLMDGLLIASATRQMGITRRLVEHHIPFVMVERPAALEDQINYVSIDNIAAAQDAVNHLIDVGRRRIGHITGSLNNSDGLERVEGYRLALRRARLPYDPDLVVEGHFTSRSGYLGMKALLKRGVDAVFAASDTTAYGALQALHEAGVRVPEDVALVGFDDLPRALEANPPLTTIRQPIHQKGYQAAHLLLDLLDGKARGPRHILLPTQLVIRASSGANTF; encoded by the coding sequence ATGAACCTGGAAGACATCGCCAGACGCGCCGGGGTATCCCGCTCGACCGTCTCGCGGGTGATCAACAACGAGCCATACGTTAGCGCCCGGACACGGGCTAAGGTCATGGCCGTGATCCAGGAAGTGGGTTACGCCCCAAACCCGGCCGCCCGTATGCTGGTCACGCGCCGTACCTATGTGATCGGTGTCGTCATTCCCCGCGAACTGATCACCGTTTTTGAGGACCCTTACTACTTCCCTACGCTGCTCCAGGGCATTACTGAGGCCGCGCAGGAACGCGATTACGCCACCCTGCTGTGGGTGGGCAGTTCCAGCGAGGACGAAGATCGCCTCTATGAGCGCGTGCTGCAGAACCGCCTGATGGACGGCCTGCTGATCGCTTCTGCCACCCGCCAGATGGGCATCACCCGCCGGCTGGTGGAGCACCACATCCCGTTCGTGATGGTCGAACGCCCGGCTGCCCTGGAAGATCAGATCAACTATGTCAGCATCGACAACATCGCCGCGGCGCAGGATGCCGTCAACCACCTGATCGACGTCGGGCGGCGGCGGATCGGGCATATCACCGGCTCGCTCAACAACTCCGATGGCCTGGAGCGGGTCGAGGGTTACCGGCTGGCCCTGCGGCGGGCGCGGTTGCCCTACGATCCCGATCTGGTGGTGGAAGGGCATTTCACCTCCCGCTCCGGCTACCTGGGGATGAAGGCGCTGCTCAAGCGGGGGGTGGACGCCGTTTTTGCCGCCAGCGATACCACGGCTTACGGCGCGCTGCAGGCCCTGCACGAGGCCGGGGTACGCGTGCCGGAGGATGTCGCGCTGGTCGGTTTTGATGACCTGCCCCGCGCCCTGGAAGCCAACCCGCCGCTGACCACGATCCGCCAGCCGATCCACCAGAAAGGCTACCAGGCCGCTCACCTGTTACTGGACCTGCTTGATGGAAAAGCCCGCGGGCCGCGCCACATTCTGCTACCCACTCAGCTGGTCATTCGCGCTTCCAGCGGGGCCAATACCTTCTAG
- the amrS gene encoding AmmeMemoRadiSam system radical SAM enzyme codes for MATLLDYLDTLTIPAELVEVVDEGEKTLRCTACAHRCLLKPGRRGICQVRYHDGQVLRVPHGYVSALQVDPTEKKPFYHVLPGSTALSFGMLGCDLHCAYCQNWDISQFGRDDLAGREPLIISAEELIRLGRERRARVVASTYNEPLITTEWAVSVFKLARAAGMKTVYVSNGNATPEALDYLAPHLDAYKIDLKSMRDKPYRQLGTVLQHVLDTIVAVHQRGLWLEVVTLIVPGFNDSTEELWDAARFLAGVSPDIPWHVTAFHPDYHMLEPPRTSIETLQRAAEIGTEAGLHYVYAGNLPGVVGEWEDTRCPTCSTPLIRRYGFRVLSNRLAATGGRCPECGTAIPGIWA; via the coding sequence ATGGCCACCCTGCTGGATTACCTGGACACATTGACCATCCCCGCCGAACTGGTGGAGGTGGTGGACGAAGGCGAAAAGACGCTCCGTTGCACGGCCTGCGCACACCGCTGCCTGCTCAAACCCGGACGGCGCGGCATCTGCCAGGTGCGCTACCATGACGGCCAGGTGCTGCGTGTACCACATGGGTATGTCAGCGCGTTGCAGGTTGACCCGACGGAAAAGAAGCCGTTTTACCATGTGCTGCCCGGCAGCACCGCCCTGAGCTTCGGGATGCTCGGCTGCGACCTGCACTGCGCCTATTGCCAGAACTGGGACATCTCACAGTTCGGGCGGGACGATCTGGCCGGGCGCGAGCCGCTGATCATCTCCGCCGAGGAGCTGATCCGCCTGGGCCGCGAGCGCCGGGCCAGGGTGGTCGCCAGCACCTACAATGAGCCGCTGATCACGACCGAATGGGCGGTCAGCGTCTTCAAGCTGGCCAGAGCTGCTGGGATGAAAACCGTCTATGTCTCCAACGGCAATGCCACGCCAGAGGCGCTCGATTACCTGGCTCCCCACCTCGACGCCTACAAGATCGATCTCAAGTCCATGCGGGATAAGCCCTACCGTCAACTGGGCACGGTCCTGCAGCACGTGCTGGATACCATCGTGGCGGTGCATCAGCGCGGGCTGTGGCTGGAGGTAGTGACCCTGATTGTGCCCGGCTTCAATGACAGCACCGAGGAACTGTGGGATGCCGCCCGCTTCCTGGCCGGGGTTTCGCCGGATATCCCCTGGCATGTCACCGCCTTTCATCCCGACTACCATATGCTCGAACCCCCGCGCACGAGCATCGAGACGCTGCAGCGCGCCGCCGAGATCGGCACGGAGGCAGGATTGCACTATGTGTATGCCGGCAACCTGCCCGGCGTCGTTGGCGAATGGGAGGATACGCGCTGTCCGACCTGCAGCACGCCGCTGATCCGCCGCTATGGCTTCCGCGTGCTGTCCAATCGGTTGGCCGCCACGGGCGGCCGGTGCCCGGAATGCGGGACGGCTATCCCCGGCATCTGGGCCTGA
- a CDS encoding glycosyl transferase translates to MRYGAFDDARREYVITRPDTPLPWINYLGCQTYFGLISNTAGGYSFYRDARLRRLTRYRYNNVPLDCGGRYIYLRDDASGVYWSPTWQPVRRPLEAYTCRHGLGYTVIESTFGGIEAAVRYFVPLGETLEIWQLTLTNHRQTAAALSLFSLVEFALWDAQDDATNFQRNFNTGEVEVEDGVIYHKTEYRERRDHFAYFACSELLAGFDTQREAFFGPYRGFDAPLAVERGEAGNSIAYGWAPIGSHHVRLTLQPGESKQITFLLGYHENPRDRKFDPPESSILNKATVRPLIARYLAPAVVDAAFDRLRAYWDDLLGALQVSTPDTHTNRLVNIWNAYQCMVTFNMSRSASFYESGVGRGMGFRDSSQDLLGFVHMVPARARERILDIAATQLPNGGAYHQYQPLTKRGNDAIGANFNDDPLWLVLATAAYLKETGDWGILDEMVPFDNDPALAAPLYEHLQRSMAYTLERLGPHGLPLIGRADWNDCLNLNTFSAEPGESFQTTTNMDGKTAESVFIAGLFNLAAAQLIPLAERRGDTASAARYREAAARMDEAVRVHGWDGAWFRRAYDHFGRPVGSQACDEGKIYIEPQGMCVMGGMGLDDGRAFQALDSVREWLATPHGIVLLQPAYTRYYLHLGEISSYPPGYKENAGIFCHNNPWIMIAEAMVGRGDRAFDYYARINPSAREAISEVHRCEPYVYAQMIAGRDAPTHGEAKNSWLTGTAAWNYVAITQWILGIRPEYDGLRIDPCIPAAWEGFTATRCFRGATYRITVHNPDQVSKGVRRMTVDGVPVPGNIVPVFADGEHTVDVMLG, encoded by the coding sequence ATGCGATACGGCGCATTTGACGACGCCCGGCGCGAATACGTGATCACGCGCCCGGATACACCCCTGCCCTGGATCAACTACCTCGGCTGCCAGACCTATTTTGGTCTGATCAGCAATACCGCTGGCGGCTATTCCTTTTACCGCGACGCCCGTCTGCGCCGCCTGACCCGTTACCGTTACAACAACGTCCCCCTGGATTGTGGCGGGCGCTACATTTACCTGCGTGACGACGCCAGCGGCGTGTACTGGTCGCCCACCTGGCAGCCGGTACGCCGCCCGCTGGAAGCTTATACCTGCCGTCACGGGTTGGGCTATACCGTTATCGAATCCACCTTCGGCGGCATTGAAGCCGCCGTTCGCTACTTTGTCCCCCTGGGTGAGACGCTGGAGATCTGGCAACTCACGCTGACCAACCACCGCCAGACTGCTGCCGCGCTTTCGCTGTTCTCATTGGTGGAATTCGCCCTGTGGGACGCTCAGGATGACGCCACCAACTTCCAGCGCAACTTCAACACTGGCGAGGTTGAGGTCGAGGATGGCGTGATCTACCACAAAACCGAGTACCGCGAACGCCGCGATCACTTTGCCTACTTTGCCTGTTCGGAGCTGCTGGCCGGCTTTGACACGCAGCGGGAAGCCTTCTTCGGTCCGTACCGCGGCTTCGACGCGCCGCTGGCCGTGGAGCGCGGGGAAGCGGGGAATAGCATCGCCTACGGCTGGGCGCCCATTGGTTCCCACCATGTCCGGCTGACCCTGCAGCCGGGCGAAAGCAAGCAGATCACTTTCCTGCTGGGCTACCACGAGAATCCCCGCGACCGCAAGTTTGACCCGCCGGAGTCGTCAATCCTCAACAAGGCGACGGTCAGGCCCCTGATCGCCCGCTACCTGGCCCCGGCGGTCGTTGACGCCGCCTTTGACCGGCTGCGGGCTTACTGGGATGATCTGCTCGGCGCCCTGCAGGTTAGCACACCGGACACGCACACCAACCGCCTGGTCAACATCTGGAACGCTTACCAGTGCATGGTGACGTTCAACATGTCGCGTTCGGCTTCGTTTTACGAATCCGGCGTGGGGCGGGGGATGGGCTTCCGCGATTCCAGCCAGGATCTGTTGGGCTTTGTCCATATGGTTCCCGCCCGCGCCCGCGAGCGCATCCTGGACATCGCCGCCACACAGCTGCCGAACGGCGGCGCCTACCACCAGTACCAGCCCCTGACCAAGCGCGGCAATGACGCCATTGGCGCTAACTTTAATGACGATCCGCTCTGGCTGGTGCTGGCGACAGCGGCTTACCTCAAGGAAACCGGCGACTGGGGCATCCTGGATGAGATGGTGCCTTTCGACAACGATCCGGCGCTGGCCGCCCCGCTGTACGAGCATCTCCAGCGTAGCATGGCCTATACCCTGGAGCGGCTGGGACCGCACGGCCTGCCGCTGATTGGCCGCGCTGACTGGAACGACTGTCTGAACCTGAACACCTTCTCCGCCGAACCGGGCGAATCCTTCCAGACGACGACCAACATGGACGGCAAAACCGCCGAATCGGTCTTCATCGCCGGGCTATTCAACCTGGCGGCGGCGCAGCTGATCCCGCTGGCCGAACGGCGCGGGGATACCGCCTCTGCTGCCCGCTACCGCGAAGCCGCTGCCCGTATGGACGAAGCCGTCCGGGTGCATGGTTGGGACGGGGCGTGGTTCCGCCGCGCCTATGATCATTTCGGTCGGCCAGTCGGATCGCAGGCATGCGACGAAGGCAAGATCTACATCGAGCCGCAGGGGATGTGTGTGATGGGTGGCATGGGCCTGGACGATGGCCGCGCCTTCCAGGCGCTCGATTCCGTGCGGGAGTGGCTGGCGACGCCGCATGGCATCGTCCTGCTGCAGCCCGCCTATACCCGCTACTACCTCCACCTGGGCGAGATCAGTTCCTACCCACCCGGTTACAAGGAGAACGCGGGTATCTTCTGCCACAACAATCCCTGGATCATGATCGCGGAGGCGATGGTCGGGCGCGGCGACCGGGCCTTCGACTACTACGCCCGGATCAACCCCTCCGCACGGGAAGCGATCAGCGAGGTGCACCGCTGCGAGCCGTACGTCTACGCCCAGATGATCGCCGGGCGGGATGCACCCACGCACGGCGAGGCCAAGAACTCCTGGTTGACCGGCACCGCCGCCTGGAACTACGTGGCGATCACCCAGTGGATCCTGGGCATCCGGCCTGAGTATGACGGCCTGCGGATCGATCCGTGCATCCCCGCCGCCTGGGAGGGCTTCACCGCGACCCGCTGCTTCCGGGGCGCCACGTACCGGATCACCGTCCATAACCCTGACCAAGTCAGCAAAGGTGTGCGGCGTATGACCGTTGATGGCGTGCCTGTGCCGGGCAATATCGTCCCTGTGTTCGCTGACGGTGAGCATACGGTAGATGTGATGCTGGGTTGA
- a CDS encoding Gfo/Idh/MocA family oxidoreductase, with amino-acid sequence MKTIRWGIIGVGNVCEVKSGPALQKADHSALVAVMRRTAHLAEDYARRHGVPRWTDEANALIHDPEVDAVYIATPPDTHLSYTLQVAAAGKPVYVEKPMARTYEECQAMIRACQDAGVPLFVAYYRRALPRFAKARELIAAGALGEVRAVHVTMHQPPPADLDQARLPWRFLPNVAGGGLFVDLGSHVLDWLDYALGPIVAARGLAANQAGLYPAEDIVTATWRHDSGVQGTGVWCFTADRRQDEILIIGSRGRLAFPCFRDDPLLLTTPEGTTALPIPNPPHIQQPLIQTIVDALNGQGTCPSTGESAARTSRIIDEILADWRQQTGVTFLLLS; translated from the coding sequence ATGAAGACCATCCGCTGGGGGATCATCGGCGTCGGGAATGTGTGCGAGGTCAAGAGCGGCCCTGCCCTGCAGAAGGCCGACCACTCGGCGCTGGTTGCCGTCATGCGCCGCACCGCTCACCTGGCGGAGGACTACGCCCGGCGGCACGGTGTTCCGCGCTGGACGGACGAGGCCAACGCCCTGATCCACGATCCAGAAGTGGACGCGGTTTACATCGCGACTCCGCCAGACACACATCTCTCCTACACCCTGCAGGTGGCTGCGGCGGGCAAGCCGGTCTACGTGGAGAAGCCGATGGCCCGCACCTATGAGGAATGCCAGGCGATGATCCGCGCCTGCCAGGACGCTGGCGTGCCGCTTTTTGTGGCCTACTACCGCCGCGCTTTGCCGCGCTTCGCCAAAGCTCGTGAGCTGATTGCCGCCGGAGCGCTGGGCGAGGTGCGCGCTGTCCATGTGACCATGCACCAGCCACCCCCCGCCGACCTGGACCAAGCCCGGCTGCCCTGGCGCTTCCTCCCGAACGTCGCCGGGGGCGGGCTGTTCGTCGATTTAGGCTCACACGTGCTGGACTGGCTGGACTACGCCCTGGGGCCGATCGTGGCTGCGCGCGGGCTGGCCGCCAACCAGGCCGGGCTATACCCTGCCGAGGACATCGTCACCGCGACATGGCGGCATGACTCCGGCGTGCAGGGTACGGGGGTGTGGTGTTTCACCGCCGACCGCCGCCAGGACGAAATCCTGATCATCGGCAGCCGGGGTCGACTGGCCTTCCCCTGCTTCCGCGACGACCCGCTGTTGCTGACCACGCCGGAGGGCACGACCGCGTTGCCGATCCCCAACCCGCCGCACATCCAGCAGCCGCTGATCCAGACCATCGTCGACGCCCTCAACGGGCAAGGGACGTGCCCCAGCACCGGCGAGAGCGCCGCCCGCACCAGCCGCATCATCGACGAGATTCTGGCCGACTGGCGGCAACAGACCGGCGTGACGTTTCTACTCCTCTCCTGA
- a CDS encoding carbon-nitrogen family hydrolase — MTVVTGNEHRNVEMMRAMVAEAARRGSQVVILPELWSCGYRYDNLSAFAAPTNAGVFSEMAAAARANKICVVGSAPEKRGAGINNSAAFFGPGGQILGVYRKIHLFGPMGEDRAFAGGLAPLNLDLPWGKTGLAICYDLRFPEMFRRYGIEGARLVLLPAAWPQQRLDHWGALIRARAIENQYFVAACNSVGEAQTAEGPTRFGGHSMIIDPWGETVLEAGGMPGLYTAEIALERVDEVRGRIPVFQDRRPETYGLDDIVSRLEL, encoded by the coding sequence ATGACCGTGGTCACCGGCAACGAACACCGCAATGTGGAGATGATGCGGGCAATGGTGGCGGAAGCGGCCCGGCGCGGTTCCCAGGTGGTGATTCTCCCGGAACTGTGGTCGTGCGGCTACCGTTATGACAACCTGAGCGCTTTTGCCGCCCCTACCAATGCCGGCGTTTTTAGCGAGATGGCGGCTGCGGCCCGCGCTAACAAGATTTGCGTGGTCGGATCGGCGCCTGAAAAGCGGGGAGCAGGCATCAACAACTCGGCGGCGTTCTTCGGCCCCGGTGGGCAGATTCTGGGGGTTTACCGTAAAATCCACCTTTTCGGGCCAATGGGGGAAGATCGCGCCTTTGCCGGCGGGCTGGCCCCCCTGAACCTGGACCTGCCCTGGGGCAAGACCGGGCTGGCCATCTGCTACGACCTGCGCTTCCCGGAGATGTTCCGGCGCTACGGGATCGAAGGCGCCCGGCTGGTGCTGCTGCCAGCGGCTTGGCCACAACAACGCCTCGATCACTGGGGAGCGCTGATCCGCGCCCGTGCTATTGAGAACCAGTACTTTGTCGCTGCCTGCAACAGTGTTGGCGAGGCCCAGACCGCCGAAGGCCCGACCCGTTTTGGCGGGCACTCGATGATCATCGACCCGTGGGGGGAAACGGTGCTCGAGGCTGGCGGGATGCCGGGCCTTTATACCGCCGAGATCGCCCTGGAACGGGTGGACGAGGTACGCGGGCGCATCCCGGTCTTTCAGGATCGGCGGCCAGAAACCTATGGGCTGGATGACATTGTCTCCCGGCTGGAGCTATGA